The Candidatus Peribacteria bacterium region TTTCACCTGCAACCAGGCTTACGGGGGATGCGGTATCGGTTGTGGTGCCGTGCAGGGTCCAGTTATCAATAATCAATGTGTCATCCACCCACAGACGCACACCGTCGTCACTCTGGGTGCTGAATGTCACGTTGCCCGTAATAGGAGCTTCGATCTGACCGCTCCAGCGTACGCTGAAGTTTTCATCATTAAATCCGGGCACGGCGAAGTTGTTTGAGAAATTCACTCTGGAGTCGATGCGCTGGTACGTCGGCCCCGTCAAATCCCATTCCTCTATGTAGTAGGTGGCCGCCAGTCCGATACCGGTAGGGCCACTGAGTGTCTGGAGAACAGGGGAGTCATTCACGGGGTTGATGCTGATAGTTGCTGTAGATGCACTGGAGTTAATGGTCTCGTCCTGCACGTCTACCACTACATATTGAAAACTTGCATTCGTATCCCGCCCCGCATCCGGTCGGAAGCGCAGGTCCAGTCTGCCCGTGCTCAGGGTGAGCTTTGTCCCTGTAGTGCCGAGGGTGATGGCATTGCCACCGCTATCCCACAGTGTGCCGCCACTCACGGAAAGAATCCGGATTTTGCTGGGTGTTCCGCCATCAGTATCGGTGAGTGTGGAAACGATGAGGCGGATATTTGCGGATTCTGGTTGTACTGCATCTTCATTCACACTGACCGCTCCTTCGCCCGACGGGTTGACGACTGTGGTATTTCCGCCTGCTGATGGAGCGGCGGCATGGACACTGACAGCAACAAGAAGCGCAGCGGAGACCGTGAACATTGTAAAAATCCGCCGCTTCTTTTGTAAAACATCCATAAACATATGAAATTCTACCAAATTCAGAGAGCAGAGCGTACGCATCTGTTATTGCATTGTCAGAAAGTTGTGTGCAAAGAGAAATAATAGAGGCCGCGCTTTAGGCGGCGCAATAGAAGGAGAAGAGTTATTCCGTGCAGGTACATCCGACGCGTTTTTCAGCAGCTCTTCTGTCTCATATTAATCGAAAATCAATACTTTTTTATTGTATTTCGATAAATTCTATGCTTTGATGTGCCTACATTCATTTCTCACGTCTTTATGAAATCTCTTCCCATCAAACGCGTTTCCACACTCTTTCTGAAGTCCGTTCTCATCTTCATTGCACTGGTTGTCAGTGTCGGATGTTACTTTGCATTCCCGAATATCTGGAATGGACTGCCGGCAGAGTGGCCCAATATTCCTGCAGCGCTGCTCTACCCGGGGCTCATCAGTTTTGACCTCTCACTGATTCCATTTTTGATCGCGCTGTATCAGGCGTTCAGACTTCTTCAGTTCATTGATACGAATAATGCTTTTTCTGATCGATCCATTGGTGCGCTGAGAAACATAAAATACTGCGCCATCAGTATGAGCGTGCTGTACTGGATCACGATGCCGTTGATGTTTGCCGTTGCCGAACTGGATGATGCACCTGGTCTTATTCTCATGTGGGCTACGTTTGCATCTGCACCGCTTGTCATCGCAACCTTTGCCGCAGTGCTTCAGAAGCTTGTGCAGAGTGCCATCGATATGAAAACCGAAATTGATTTAACCGTCTAATTCGACAAGCTCGCTATACATAATCCGAACCCGAACCCGAACCCTAGCTCTAGCCCTAGCCCTAGCCCCACCCCCCCCATGCCCATCCTCATCAACCTCGACGTCCTGCTGGCCAAGCGCAAAATGAGCGTGACCGAACTCTCGGAAAAAGTCGGGATCACCATGGCCAATATTTCGATTCTGAAAAACGGAAAAGCCAAAGCAATCCGCTGGTCCACACTCGAATCTATTTGCAAGGCACTCGAATGTCAGCCCGGCGATATTCTGGAATATAAAGCGGATAAAAAATAATTTCCTTTTTTATTTCTCTATCTATTTATGAAGCGCTCTTCTGCACTATTCCTCCGGACAGCGGTGATTCTCATCGGCATTGGCACGCTGGCTTTCCTGCTTGTGATGCCGCACTTTGAAGGCAGAAATGTGGATGCCACATTCTTTGAGGTATACTTCCAGGATCCATTCCTGGCATACGTGTACATTGCGTCGATTCCTTTTTTCACCGCACTCTTTCAGGTATTCAGACTGCTCGGATGTGCCGGGCGCAATGCATTTTTCACCCAGCATTCTGTGAGAGCTCTGCAGGTCATTC contains the following coding sequences:
- a CDS encoding DUF2975 domain-containing protein, encoding MKRVSTLFLKSVLIFIALVVSVGCYFAFPNIWNGLPAEWPNIPAALLYPGLISFDLSLIPFLIALYQAFRLLQFIDTNNAFSDRSIGALRNIKYCAISMSVLYWITMPLMFAVAELDDAPGLILMWATFASAPLVIATFAAVLQKLVQSAIDMKTEIDLTV
- a CDS encoding helix-turn-helix transcriptional regulator gives rise to the protein MPILINLDVLLAKRKMSVTELSEKVGITMANISILKNGKAKAIRWSTLESICKALECQPGDILEYKADKK
- a CDS encoding DUF2975 domain-containing protein; protein product: MKRSSALFLRTAVILIGIGTLAFLLVMPHFEGRNVDATFFEVYFQDPFLAYVYIASIPFFTALFQVFRLLGCAGRNAFFTQHSVRALQVIQYCGMLMSVCTVGGAIWLLLSETDDRPPVIAMGLVALCLSIGIAVAAAVRGRRVLLGVRAKRQ